A window from Desulfuromonadaceae bacterium encodes these proteins:
- the uvsE gene encoding UV DNA damage repair endonuclease UvsE has product MLRLGLCCLFKKSPIHFRSTTATFVKKLAPSLRLDRLSDICLANARSLLAAVEEVHRLGIGAFRVSSPLLPLYTHPDVGYRLEELPQGEAIVESLGAVKELKERYRLRLSLHPDQFTLLSSPRPAVTAAALKDLEYQAMLAALIGADTINIHGGGVYGDKVSALARLVEQVSALSEPIRSRLSLENDDKSYTVKDLLPVCAELAIPLVYDVHHHRCNSDGLSIAEATQACLKTWQHVGREAYFHISSPRDGWEGKSGPHADFIDLTDFPDEWSGLDVTIDVEAKAKELAVVKLRQELGLPKWQFLDR; this is encoded by the coding sequence ATGTTACGTCTCGGCCTTTGCTGCCTGTTCAAAAAGTCTCCCATTCATTTCAGGAGCACAACGGCGACGTTTGTTAAAAAACTTGCCCCCTCTTTGCGTCTCGATCGACTCAGTGACATTTGCCTCGCCAACGCCCGCTCTCTGCTCGCGGCAGTTGAAGAGGTGCACCGCCTCGGTATCGGTGCATTCCGGGTTTCGTCACCCTTGCTGCCGCTCTACACTCATCCTGACGTCGGCTATCGGCTTGAAGAGCTGCCGCAGGGTGAGGCGATCGTCGAATCCTTGGGTGCGGTCAAAGAACTCAAAGAGAGGTACCGGCTCCGGCTCAGTCTCCACCCGGATCAGTTTACACTCCTCTCCAGCCCCCGGCCGGCGGTGACGGCCGCGGCTCTCAAGGATCTTGAGTATCAGGCAATGCTGGCAGCTTTGATCGGGGCCGATACGATCAATATTCATGGCGGCGGGGTTTACGGCGATAAAGTGAGCGCCCTCGCGCGGCTGGTCGAGCAGGTCTCTGCGCTGTCCGAACCGATCCGCAGTCGCCTGAGCCTGGAAAATGACGATAAAAGCTATACAGTCAAAGATCTGTTGCCGGTCTGCGCAGAACTCGCGATCCCTCTGGTTTATGATGTTCACCATCATCGTTGCAACTCCGACGGTTTATCGATCGCCGAGGCAACACAAGCCTGTTTGAAAACGTGGCAGCATGTCGGACGCGAAGCTTATTTCCACATCTCCTCTCCCCGGGACGGTTGGGAGGGGAAATCGGGGCCGCATGCCGATTTTATCGATTTGACTGATTTTCCTGATGAGTGGAGCGGGCTCGATGTCACCATCGACGTTGAAGCTAAGGCAAAAGAACTGGCGGTGGTTAAGCTGCGCCAGGAGCTTGGCTTGCCAAAGTGGCAGTTCCTGG